One window of the Lachancea thermotolerans CBS 6340 chromosome A complete sequence genome contains the following:
- the RPS19A gene encoding 40S ribosomal protein eS19 (highly similar to uniprot|P07280 Saccharomyces cerevisiae YOL121C RPS19A Protein component of the small (40S) ribosomal subunit; nearly identical to Rps19Bp and has similarity to rat S19 ribosomal protein): protein MPGVSVRDVPAQDFITAYASFLQRQGKLEVPGYVDIVKTSAGNEMPPQDSEGWFYMRAASVARHIYMRKQVGVGKLNKLYGNAKNRGSRPSKHVDASGSVNRKVLQALEKIGIVEISPKGGRRISENGQRDLDRIAAQTLEDDE from the exons ATGCCAGGTGTTTCCGTTAG AGACGTTCCAGCCCAAGACTTCATCACCGCTTACGCTTCTTTCTTGCAAAGACAAGGTAAGTTGGAGGTGCCAGGTTACGTTGACATTGTCAAGACCTCCGCCGGTAACGAGATGCCTCCACAGGACTCCGAAGGTTGGTTCTACATGCGTGCCGCCTCCGTTGCCAGACACATCTACATGAGAAAGCAGGTCGGTGTCGGCAAGTTGAACAAGTTGTACGGTAACGCCAAGAACAGAGGCTCCAGACCTTCCAAGCACGTCGACGCCTCCGGCTCCGTCAACAGAAAGGTCCTACAGGCTTTGGAGAAGATCGGCATTGTCGAGATCTCTCCAAAGGGTGGTAGAAGAATCTCCGAGAACGGCCAGAGAGACTTGGACCGTATCGCCGCCCAGACCTTGGAAGACGACGAGTAA